Proteins from a genomic interval of Oceanivirga salmonicida:
- a CDS encoding restriction endonuclease subunit S, whose product MKYKLKKFTLSEISVGNKGNYGISASAIEFSNDLPTYLRISDISDDGTLNKNKMMSIDDDNASKYILKKDDIVFARTGGSTGRNYFHDSEEEYIYAGFLIKFSIDKKKVNPKYIKYYCQSKEYYNWIYSFKSGSTRGNINAKTLGELPIFLPERIIQNKTVEILRYLDKKIELNNKINDNLEQQAQAIFKSWFNNSEPNGKLKDIILENPKSKIKVGDVKKNNGQYPFFTSGQSILSYSFPLVNGRNCFLNTGGNADVKFYIGKASYSTDTWCIFAKNKLTDYLFLLLLSIKNEINDQYFEGSALKHLQKKSLKNKEIYIPFDNEIIEFNKLIIPVFDNIINNKIQNKKLSLLRDSLLPKLMSGEIDVSNIAI is encoded by the coding sequence ATGAAATATAAGTTGAAAAAATTTACATTATCAGAAATTTCTGTTGGGAATAAAGGAAACTACGGAATTTCAGCTTCTGCAATTGAATTTTCTAATGATTTACCAACTTATTTAAGAATATCTGATATAAGTGATGATGGAACATTAAATAAAAATAAAATGATGTCAATAGATGATGATAATGCATCTAAATATATTTTAAAAAAAGATGATATTGTATTTGCTAGAACTGGTGGAAGTACAGGTAGAAATTATTTTCATGACAGCGAAGAAGAATATATATATGCAGGTTTTTTAATAAAATTTAGTATTGATAAAAAAAAAGTAAATCCTAAATATATTAAATATTACTGTCAATCTAAGGAATACTATAATTGGATATATTCTTTTAAAAGTGGCAGTACAAGAGGAAATATAAATGCTAAAACACTTGGAGAGTTACCTATTTTTCTGCCAGAAAGAATCATCCAAAATAAAACGGTAGAGATATTAAGATATTTAGATAAAAAAATAGAATTAAATAATAAGATAAATGATAATTTAGAACAACAAGCACAGGCTATATTTAAATCTTGGTTTAATAATTCTGAACCTAATGGAAAACTTAAAGATATAATTTTAGAAAATCCAAAATCTAAAATAAAAGTTGGTGATGTTAAAAAAAATAATGGACAATATCCTTTTTTTACGAGTGGGCAATCAATATTATCATACTCTTTTCCGCTAGTAAATGGTAGAAATTGTTTCTTAAATACTGGAGGAAATGCTGATGTCAAATTTTATATTGGCAAAGCATCATACTCTACTGATACTTGGTGTATTTTTGCTAAAAATAAATTAACGGATTATTTGTTTCTATTACTATTATCAATTAAGAATGAAATAAATGATCAATATTTTGAAGGCTCAGCTTTAAAACATTTACAAAAAAAATCATTAAAAAACAAAGAAATTTATATACCATTTGACAATGAAATAATAGAATTTAACAAATTAATAATTCCAGTTTTTGATAATATTATTAATAATAAAATACAAAATAAAAAGTTATCGTTATTAAGGGATTCTCTATTACCAAAACTTATGTCTGGTGAAATAGATGTCTCTAATATTGCTATTTAA